From one Mycolicibacterium sp. HK-90 genomic stretch:
- a CDS encoding FAD-dependent monooxygenase — translation MATNGVLVVGAGPTGLMLACELALGGVPVTVAEERTSTPNVTRAFAVHARTLELLDGRGLVDELLDRGLEVGAVAPPGGATLDLRELPTRFGMVLIVPQSGTEHVLEARATELGIQVRRGAEVVGLRQDDAGVSVELRGGETLRAEYVVGCDGAHSTIRRLVGIDFVGKQYETHILLADVRLASPPEETLFARTGTEGVVLFVPFGDGWFRAIAWDRLREQAPLDEAVTLDEMRDAFRRIAGDDYGMTEMRWSSRFLSERRQARHYRSGRVFLAGDAAHVHSPLGGQGMNTGLGDAFNLGWKLALAVRGQAPSWLLDSYERERHPVGAAVLRLTDAFNQVVLSSAATRRVRVLVLGIVLRIPRTRRFLAERLSGIGIAYPRAKDEDWLVGRRMADVDCGGTRLYELLRGGKFVLVTAEAVDIGDADVVQAIDNRPELPDAVLVRPDGYVAWASERLPHPAEVRAAIAHWTSAGG, via the coding sequence GTGGCAACCAACGGGGTTCTGGTGGTCGGGGCCGGACCGACCGGTTTGATGCTGGCCTGTGAGCTCGCCCTCGGCGGAGTTCCGGTCACGGTGGCCGAGGAACGCACCTCGACGCCCAACGTCACCCGCGCCTTCGCCGTGCATGCGCGGACCCTGGAATTGCTCGACGGCCGGGGGCTCGTCGACGAGTTGCTGGACCGGGGGCTCGAGGTGGGCGCGGTGGCGCCGCCCGGCGGGGCCACGCTGGACCTGCGGGAGCTGCCGACCCGGTTCGGCATGGTGCTGATCGTTCCGCAGAGCGGCACCGAGCATGTCCTCGAGGCCCGGGCCACCGAACTCGGAATCCAGGTGCGCCGGGGTGCCGAGGTGGTGGGACTGCGGCAGGACGACGCCGGGGTGAGCGTGGAGTTGAGGGGCGGGGAGACGCTGCGCGCCGAGTACGTGGTCGGCTGCGACGGTGCCCACAGCACGATCCGGCGCCTCGTCGGCATCGACTTCGTCGGCAAACAGTACGAGACGCACATCCTGCTCGCCGACGTCCGGTTGGCATCGCCGCCCGAGGAGACCCTGTTCGCCCGGACCGGCACCGAGGGCGTGGTGCTGTTCGTCCCGTTCGGCGACGGCTGGTTCCGTGCCATCGCGTGGGACCGGCTGCGCGAGCAGGCGCCGTTGGACGAGGCGGTGACGCTCGACGAGATGCGCGACGCGTTCCGCCGGATCGCCGGCGACGACTACGGCATGACCGAGATGCGGTGGAGTTCGCGGTTCCTCAGCGAGCGGCGCCAGGCTCGGCACTACCGGTCAGGTCGGGTGTTCCTGGCCGGCGATGCCGCGCACGTGCATTCGCCGCTGGGCGGGCAGGGCATGAACACCGGGCTCGGTGACGCGTTCAACCTGGGCTGGAAGCTGGCGTTGGCGGTAAGGGGCCAGGCGCCGTCCTGGCTTTTGGACAGCTATGAACGCGAACGCCATCCCGTCGGCGCCGCGGTGCTGCGGTTGACCGATGCGTTCAACCAGGTGGTGCTGAGTTCGGCGGCCACCCGGCGGGTGCGGGTGCTGGTCCTGGGGATCGTGCTGCGCATTCCGCGGACGCGGCGGTTCCTCGCCGAGCGGCTGAGCGGCATCGGTATCGCCTATCCACGCGCTAAGGACGAGGACTGGCTGGTGGGGCGTCGCATGGCCGACGTGGACTGCGGTGGGACGCGGTTGTACGAGCTGCTGCGGGGCGGGAAGTTCGTGCTTGTCACCGCTGAGGCCGTCGATATCGGTGACGCCGACGTGGTGCAGGCGATCGACAACCGACCCGAACTTCCCGACGCGGTGCTGGTCCGGCCAGACGGGTATGTGGCATGGGCCAGCGAGCGGTTGCCGCATCCCGCCGAAGTGCGTGCCGCGATCGCGCACTGGACGTCTGCGGGCGGATAG
- a CDS encoding ArsB/NhaD family transporter: protein MLAPILALTIFVVAFWFIATERADKVKTVLVAAGLMALLGLIPGAEVFHSEHEGIDWNVIFLLLGMMVIVGVIKQTGLFDFLAIWAAKRSRGNPFRLMVMLMAITAFASPVLDNVTIILLIAPVTLVICDRLRIAPQPYLIAEVLASNIGGAATLIGDPPNIIIGSRAGLTFNDFLVHMAPIVVIIFALFVLFTRLLFRADLRPGQVHVDEVMALQERRAIKDKRLLIRSLLVLNVVIVGFALHSVLHVAPSIVALLGAGAMLLVTDIDVAEVLPEVEWPTLVFFMGLFVMVAGLVHTGVIGALGSVAESAFGDNWFGAATALLFGSSVVGAFVDNIPYTATMTPVVESMVAQAPDADTGQALWWAFALGACFSGNGTAIAASANVVAIGIAKRAGHPISFWRFTRYGIVVTALSTALAWVYVWLRYF, encoded by the coding sequence ATGCTGGCTCCGATCCTGGCGTTGACGATCTTCGTCGTCGCCTTCTGGTTCATCGCCACCGAAAGAGCCGACAAGGTCAAGACCGTCCTGGTGGCCGCCGGCCTGATGGCGTTGCTCGGGCTGATCCCGGGCGCGGAGGTGTTCCACTCTGAACACGAGGGCATCGACTGGAACGTCATCTTCCTGCTGCTCGGGATGATGGTGATCGTCGGCGTCATCAAACAGACCGGACTTTTCGACTTCCTCGCGATCTGGGCGGCCAAGCGCTCCCGCGGCAACCCGTTCCGCCTCATGGTCATGTTGATGGCGATCACGGCGTTCGCCTCGCCGGTGCTCGACAACGTGACGATCATCCTGCTGATCGCGCCGGTAACCCTCGTGATCTGCGACCGCCTGCGCATCGCGCCGCAGCCCTACCTGATCGCCGAGGTGCTGGCCTCCAACATCGGCGGCGCCGCCACCTTGATCGGGGATCCGCCGAACATCATCATCGGCAGTCGCGCCGGCCTGACCTTCAACGATTTCCTGGTGCACATGGCGCCGATCGTCGTCATCATCTTCGCGCTGTTCGTCCTGTTCACCCGGCTGCTGTTCCGGGCCGACCTGCGCCCCGGCCAGGTGCACGTCGACGAGGTGATGGCCCTGCAGGAGCGTCGCGCGATCAAGGACAAGCGCCTGCTGATCCGGTCCCTTCTGGTGCTGAACGTGGTCATCGTCGGGTTCGCACTGCATTCGGTGCTGCATGTCGCTCCGTCGATCGTGGCGTTGCTCGGCGCCGGGGCCATGCTGCTGGTCACCGACATCGACGTGGCCGAGGTCCTGCCCGAAGTGGAGTGGCCGACGCTGGTGTTCTTCATGGGACTGTTCGTGATGGTCGCCGGGTTGGTGCACACCGGCGTCATCGGAGCGCTCGGGTCGGTGGCCGAATCGGCCTTCGGAGACAACTGGTTCGGGGCGGCGACGGCGTTGCTGTTCGGGTCCTCGGTGGTCGGTGCGTTCGTCGACAACATTCCCTATACCGCGACGATGACGCCGGTGGTCGAGTCGATGGTGGCGCAGGCTCCTGACGCGGATACCGGGCAGGCGCTGTGGTGGGCGTTCGCTTTGGGCGCATGTTTCAGCGGTAACGGCACCGCCATCGCCGCCAGCGCCAATGTGGTGGCCATCGGCATCGCCAAGCGGGCCGGGCATCCGATCAGCTTCTGGCGGTTCACCCGATACGGCATCGTGGTCACCGCGCTGAGTACGGCGCTCGCGTGGGTGTACGTCTGGCTGCGGTACTTCTGA
- a CDS encoding CBS domain-containing protein → MTVATHWNELMQAHEIAAHLPTVRIDDPVSKAVQLMVVNRLPGLVVVDEDDRPVAVLPGTQVLRLAIPESYQDDPALVRTVDEIHADLFWHGPGKLTVGDCLPGPATKPATVTPDATLLEIATVMANKRSPLIAVVDRSGRLTGAVTLERLLTSLAVSGPGD, encoded by the coding sequence ATGACAGTAGCGACGCATTGGAACGAACTCATGCAGGCACATGAAATCGCGGCCCATCTGCCGACGGTGCGGATCGACGATCCGGTCTCCAAGGCCGTCCAACTGATGGTCGTCAACCGGCTGCCCGGCCTGGTGGTGGTCGACGAGGACGACCGACCCGTCGCAGTGCTGCCGGGAACTCAGGTGTTGCGGTTGGCGATTCCCGAGTCCTACCAGGATGATCCGGCATTGGTCCGCACGGTCGACGAGATTCACGCCGACCTGTTCTGGCACGGGCCCGGCAAACTCACGGTCGGCGACTGTCTCCCCGGGCCTGCGACCAAACCCGCGACCGTGACGCCCGACGCCACCCTGCTGGAGATCGCCACCGTGATGGCCAACAAACGGAGTCCGCTCATCGCCGTCGTCGACCGCAGCGGACGGCTCACGGGCGCGGTCACGCTGGAGCGGCTGTTGACGAGCCTCGCGGTCTCCGGGCCCGGCGACTGA
- a CDS encoding histidine kinase: MKPARSPAAALFRRVFLINGLIFTLGTLILALSPASVSSRIKLTEIPVLGIGLAIILTANALLLRSSLAPLDRLAASMRRVDPPKRSDRVDDRGSGDLQHLIESFNAMLDRLETERTTASASALAAQENERQRIARELHDEIGQTLTVALLTLKRAVDRAPASIHAELADAQEIVRSSLDEVRDIARRLRPDALEDLGLHSALNALCSDFAQASRIAVVKHIALQEDRLRSEVELVCYRIAQESLTNVARHSGARKVWVDLHAAEGELTLRVADDGCGGVEAEGAGINGMRERALLVNAALSITSPRDGGTEVRLVIPL, encoded by the coding sequence GTGAAACCGGCGCGCTCCCCGGCGGCCGCGTTGTTCCGTCGGGTGTTCCTGATCAACGGGTTGATCTTCACGCTGGGCACCCTGATCCTCGCGCTGTCACCGGCGTCGGTGTCTTCACGGATAAAACTCACCGAAATCCCAGTTTTGGGCATAGGTTTGGCGATTATCCTCACGGCCAACGCCCTACTCCTGAGGTCCAGTCTTGCCCCATTGGATCGGCTCGCCGCGTCAATGCGGCGAGTCGATCCGCCCAAGCGCAGCGATCGCGTCGACGATCGAGGCAGCGGCGACCTGCAGCACCTGATCGAATCGTTCAACGCCATGCTGGACCGGTTGGAGACCGAACGGACCACCGCGAGTGCGTCGGCGCTCGCGGCTCAGGAGAACGAACGTCAGCGCATCGCACGAGAGTTGCACGACGAGATCGGCCAGACGCTGACTGTTGCGCTGCTGACCCTCAAACGGGCTGTCGACCGGGCTCCGGCGTCGATCCACGCCGAACTCGCCGACGCGCAGGAGATCGTACGATCCAGCCTCGACGAGGTGCGTGACATCGCCCGAAGGCTGCGGCCCGACGCGTTGGAGGATCTCGGGCTGCACAGCGCGCTGAACGCCTTGTGCAGTGACTTTGCCCAGGCCTCCCGCATCGCCGTGGTCAAACACATTGCGCTGCAAGAAGATCGGCTGAGGTCGGAGGTGGAGCTGGTCTGCTATCGGATCGCGCAGGAAAGTTTGACGAATGTGGCGCGCCACTCCGGAGCCCGCAAGGTGTGGGTGGACCTGCACGCCGCAGAGGGGGAACTCACGCTGCGCGTCGCCGATGACGGTTGCGGTGGCGTCGAGGCCGAGGGGGCGGGCATCAACGGGATGCGGGAGCGCGCGCTGCTGGTGAACGCCGCGCTGAGCATCACCTCGCCGCGGGACGGCGGCACCGAGGTGCGGTTGGTGATCCCGCTCTGA
- a CDS encoding response regulator transcription factor, with product MAARILLADDHALVRSGLRMIIDAEPDLQVVAEAADGYEALSAVETTPVDLAILDIAMPRMTGLQAAREINRLHPRVRILILSMYDNEQYFFEALKAGASGYVLKSVADRDLLEACRATMRGEPFLYAGAVTALIRDYLHRSRQGGELPDTILTPREEEVLKLIAEGYSTREIAVTLTISAKTVDRHRTNILAKLGLRDRLALTRYAIRAGLIEP from the coding sequence ATGGCCGCGCGAATCCTGCTTGCCGACGACCACGCCCTGGTCCGCAGCGGACTGCGGATGATCATCGATGCCGAACCCGATCTGCAGGTGGTGGCCGAGGCCGCCGACGGTTACGAGGCGTTGAGCGCGGTCGAGACGACGCCGGTGGATCTGGCGATCCTCGACATCGCGATGCCGCGGATGACGGGTCTGCAGGCAGCGCGGGAGATCAACCGACTGCATCCGCGGGTCCGCATCCTCATCCTGTCGATGTACGACAACGAGCAGTACTTCTTCGAGGCGCTCAAAGCCGGGGCATCGGGATACGTACTGAAGTCGGTCGCCGACCGAGATCTGCTGGAGGCGTGCCGGGCGACCATGCGGGGCGAACCGTTCCTGTATGCCGGCGCGGTGACGGCGCTGATCCGCGACTATCTGCACCGGTCACGTCAGGGCGGCGAGTTGCCGGACACCATCCTGACGCCACGTGAGGAAGAAGTGCTGAAGCTCATCGCGGAGGGATACTCGACCCGCGAGATCGCCGTGACGCTGACGATCAGCGCCAAGACGGTTGATCGGCACCGGACCAACATTCTCGCCAAACTCGGCCTGCGGGACCGGCTGGCGCTGACCCGCTATGCGATCCGCGCCGGGCTCATCGAACCGTGA
- a CDS encoding DUF1707 domain-containing protein, giving the protein MADTALHTVDTARAGDREREQTANDLGQALSQGYLTMPEYEDRLQATFRTQTTDELRRLVADLPIHRLRRNDPRRHAAQQRAARLSVRIHLAAYLAGSLLMLGIWLAVGLGGGGWYFWPVWPMMGWGVGVVSHAIPVWAHGSMSPARIA; this is encoded by the coding sequence ATGGCCGACACCGCCCTACACACCGTTGACACCGCCCGCGCCGGCGACCGGGAGCGGGAACAGACCGCAAATGACCTCGGTCAGGCCCTGTCGCAGGGCTACCTGACCATGCCGGAATACGAAGACCGGCTGCAGGCGACGTTCCGAACGCAGACCACCGACGAGTTGCGCCGGCTCGTCGCCGATCTACCCATCCACCGTCTGCGGCGCAACGATCCGCGCCGCCACGCTGCCCAACAGCGCGCTGCCCGGCTGAGCGTCCGAATCCACCTGGCCGCCTACCTGGCCGGGTCGCTGCTCATGCTCGGGATCTGGCTGGCCGTCGGGCTCGGCGGGGGCGGCTGGTACTTCTGGCCGGTGTGGCCGATGATGGGATGGGGCGTCGGCGTTGTCTCACATGCCATTCCGGTGTGGGCTCACGGTTCGATGAGCCCGGCGCGGATCGCATAG
- a CDS encoding TetR/AcrR family transcriptional regulator, protein MAPPRKHETDAILDATRALVLAEGPRAASVAAIAKVSGAPAGTLYHRFGNRNGVLTAAWLRALERFQSRAMAATGEDSVEAAVAMGVAAVKFAREVPEDARLLLTIRPRDLLDGAPDDEFNATLTAMNAPLIERLRELARAIFGNDGARTMDAMSRAVVDLPYAVVRRHANDAELPAWMEEDLADAVRKLLTVG, encoded by the coding sequence ATGGCGCCTCCGCGGAAGCATGAAACCGATGCGATCTTGGATGCGACGCGCGCGCTGGTGCTCGCCGAAGGGCCCAGGGCGGCAAGCGTTGCCGCGATTGCCAAGGTCAGCGGGGCCCCGGCCGGCACGCTGTATCACCGATTCGGTAACCGAAATGGGGTGCTGACGGCGGCGTGGCTGCGGGCACTGGAGCGGTTCCAGTCCCGGGCGATGGCAGCGACCGGCGAGGACTCGGTGGAGGCAGCGGTCGCGATGGGCGTCGCAGCCGTGAAGTTCGCCCGCGAGGTCCCCGAGGACGCCCGCTTGTTGCTGACCATCCGGCCCAGAGACCTGCTCGACGGCGCCCCCGACGACGAGTTCAACGCGACCCTTACGGCGATGAACGCGCCGTTGATCGAGCGGCTCCGTGAGCTGGCGCGGGCGATCTTCGGCAACGACGGCGCCCGCACGATGGATGCGATGTCACGGGCCGTCGTCGACTTGCCCTACGCGGTGGTGCGGCGGCACGCCAACGATGCCGAGCTGCCGGCGTGGATGGAAGAGGATCTGGCCGATGCGGTGCGAAAGTTGTTGACGGTTGGGTGA
- a CDS encoding SRPBCC family protein, with protein sequence MFELIADPSQQPRWDGNENLAEASSGQRVRSVGDVFTMTIKQGGNRENRIVEFEEGRRIAWRPSEVGKEPPGHLWRWELEPLGDNRTLVTHTYDWTQLSDEKRLIRARATTADKLQGSIDRLAALAET encoded by the coding sequence ATCTTCGAGCTGATCGCCGACCCGTCACAGCAGCCTCGATGGGATGGCAACGAGAACTTGGCCGAGGCATCCTCCGGGCAGCGGGTGCGTTCGGTCGGGGACGTCTTCACCATGACGATCAAGCAGGGCGGCAATCGCGAGAACCGCATCGTTGAGTTCGAGGAAGGCCGACGTATCGCCTGGCGGCCATCAGAGGTCGGGAAGGAACCGCCGGGTCACTTGTGGCGCTGGGAGCTGGAACCGTTGGGCGACAACCGAACTCTGGTCACTCACACCTATGACTGGACGCAGCTCAGCGATGAGAAGCGGTTGATACGCGCACGCGCGACCACTGCGGACAAGTTGCAGGGATCGATCGATCGGCTAGCGGCGCTCGCTGAAACCTAG
- a CDS encoding type VII secretion target, which yields MGDEVKVTTEHLNARADIQREAAGIFSAADAVTDGATLAVGRTHGLACAVAIAALNAAQSSRTAATQAMNKLSNDLADKLVQGAADYRRTDQQGGSNLDGQMHPR from the coding sequence GTGGGCGACGAAGTGAAGGTCACTACCGAACATCTGAACGCCCGCGCGGACATACAGCGCGAGGCTGCCGGAATATTCAGCGCGGCTGACGCGGTTACTGACGGCGCGACTCTAGCGGTTGGCCGAACTCACGGACTGGCTTGCGCAGTCGCCATCGCAGCACTCAACGCAGCCCAGAGCTCACGCACAGCAGCTACGCAAGCCATGAACAAATTGTCCAACGACCTTGCCGACAAGCTTGTCCAAGGCGCTGCTGACTACAGACGCACCGACCAGCAAGGAGGCTCCAACCTCGACGGCCAGATGCATCCGCGCTGA
- a CDS encoding EspA/EspE family type VII secretion system effector, whose product MGTFVDVYSSLNWANGLILDHPSGMDTRNGKDGHVGWGMAGVGSDFVGLVQSVGSLGSTRLAGATATPIIQAALVVMMGMANSCGFGEPDKGGYFDQGASKFGEAKEKLEAATRPETWDSDAAKAYEVRNREHGWRADRLKAADEAIRDAIKSEAEQNGVTRKMLDRCQTTLGLAIVPAIALNAVPGWGQAASLAFQAAAVAGTLPPAEWRFLDLINNSAHNATVIRRAGATYDQVAAEAEAW is encoded by the coding sequence ATGGGCACGTTTGTCGACGTCTACTCTTCCCTCAACTGGGCCAATGGGCTGATTCTCGACCACCCTTCCGGCATGGACACCAGAAACGGGAAAGACGGGCACGTCGGCTGGGGCATGGCAGGCGTGGGATCCGATTTCGTCGGCCTGGTGCAATCGGTGGGATCGCTCGGTAGCACTCGACTCGCCGGAGCCACCGCCACTCCAATTATTCAGGCAGCTTTGGTCGTGATGATGGGGATGGCCAACAGTTGCGGCTTCGGTGAGCCCGACAAAGGCGGCTACTTCGACCAAGGCGCAAGCAAATTCGGGGAAGCGAAAGAGAAACTTGAAGCAGCAACCCGCCCAGAGACTTGGGACAGCGATGCTGCCAAAGCCTATGAAGTTCGCAACCGTGAACATGGATGGCGAGCCGATAGGCTCAAGGCCGCCGACGAGGCGATCAGGGATGCCATCAAGAGCGAAGCCGAGCAGAATGGCGTCACCCGGAAGATGCTCGACCGGTGCCAAACCACCCTTGGCCTCGCCATCGTCCCGGCGATCGCCCTGAATGCTGTTCCCGGTTGGGGGCAGGCAGCTTCACTGGCATTTCAAGCTGCCGCTGTCGCCGGCACATTGCCTCCCGCTGAATGGAGGTTCCTCGACCTCATCAACAACTCCGCACATAACGCCACGGTGATTCGGCGTGCCGGTGCAACCTACGACCAGGTCGCCGCCGAAGCCGAAGCCTGGTGA
- a CDS encoding AAA family ATPase → MSELEVDEDPALGHLRLTARLNTSALDSRRGVVRLHPEAIAALGLREWDAVSLTGSRTTAAVVGLAPRGTPTGTALLDDVTLSNAGVRENATVIVAPVTVYGARAVTVSGSKLATDSISSATLRQALLGKVMTVGDTVSLLPRDLGPGTSTSAATAALASSVGITWTSELLTVTGTDPAGPVSIQPNSVVSWGSGVSGGEPGTSNSTGAHTISPARTAPAVNFDDLKGSHVQAGKLTEWLKLSLDEPGLLETLGATPNLGVLVTGPAGVGKATMVRTVCAERRLIELDGPEVGALAADERLSRVAGAVATVRDGGGVLLISDVDALLPAAADRAPEPVAALIIAELRDAVATRGVAFIATSAVPVGVDPRLRAPDLCDRELALTLPDAATRKSLLEVLLRGVPTAELDLGQIADRTPGFVVADLAALVREGALRAASRASADGNEPVLWQEDLAGALTVIRPLSRSAAEEVSVGSITLDDVGDMVETKQALTEAVLWPLQHPDTFQRLGVEPPRGVLLYGPPGCGKTFVVRALASSGKLSVHAVKGAELMDKWVGSSEKAVRELFARARDSAPSLVFLDEIDALAPRRGQSFDSGVTDRVVASLLTELDGIEPMRDVVVLGATNRPDLIDPALLRPGRLERLVFVEPPDADARREILRTSGKSIPLAPDVDLDALASELDGYSAADCVALLREAALTAMRRSIDAADVTAADVAKARETVRPSLDAAQVESLREFAAGR, encoded by the coding sequence ATGTCCGAGCTCGAGGTCGACGAAGATCCTGCGCTCGGTCACCTGCGCCTCACGGCACGGCTGAACACCTCTGCGCTCGACTCGCGCCGCGGCGTGGTCCGGCTGCACCCCGAGGCCATCGCCGCCCTCGGGCTCCGCGAGTGGGACGCGGTCTCGTTGACCGGCTCGCGGACCACCGCTGCCGTCGTCGGCCTGGCTCCGCGCGGCACCCCGACCGGCACCGCCCTGCTCGACGACGTCACGCTGTCGAACGCCGGGGTGCGGGAGAACGCCACGGTGATCGTGGCGCCGGTGACCGTGTACGGCGCCCGGGCAGTGACCGTTTCCGGATCCAAGCTGGCGACCGACTCCATTTCGTCGGCGACTCTGCGCCAGGCCCTGCTGGGCAAGGTGATGACTGTCGGCGACACCGTGTCGCTGCTGCCCCGCGACCTGGGGCCGGGCACCTCGACGTCGGCGGCCACCGCGGCGCTCGCGTCGTCGGTGGGCATCACCTGGACCTCCGAACTGCTGACGGTGACCGGCACGGACCCGGCCGGGCCGGTGAGCATCCAGCCGAATTCGGTGGTGTCCTGGGGGTCCGGCGTTTCCGGTGGCGAGCCGGGCACATCGAATTCCACTGGCGCACACACGATCAGCCCTGCCCGCACCGCCCCGGCGGTCAATTTCGACGATCTCAAGGGCTCACACGTCCAGGCCGGCAAGCTCACCGAGTGGCTCAAGTTGTCCCTGGACGAGCCCGGACTTCTCGAAACTCTCGGTGCCACACCAAATCTCGGAGTCCTGGTAACCGGCCCGGCCGGCGTCGGCAAGGCCACCATGGTGCGCACCGTCTGCGCCGAGCGACGGTTGATCGAACTCGACGGGCCCGAGGTCGGGGCGCTGGCCGCCGACGAACGGCTGAGCCGGGTCGCCGGCGCGGTGGCCACGGTGCGCGACGGCGGCGGGGTGCTGCTGATCTCCGATGTGGACGCACTGCTGCCCGCGGCGGCAGACCGAGCTCCTGAGCCGGTGGCGGCTTTGATCATCGCCGAGCTGCGGGATGCCGTGGCCACCCGTGGTGTTGCCTTCATCGCGACATCGGCGGTACCCGTCGGGGTGGACCCCCGGCTGCGCGCACCGGATCTGTGCGACCGGGAGCTCGCCCTGACGCTGCCCGACGCCGCCACCCGCAAGTCGCTGCTGGAGGTATTGCTGCGCGGCGTTCCCACCGCCGAGCTGGATCTGGGTCAAATCGCAGACCGCACACCGGGCTTCGTGGTCGCCGACCTGGCCGCCCTCGTCCGCGAGGGCGCATTGCGGGCCGCCTCCCGGGCCAGCGCCGACGGCAACGAGCCGGTGCTGTGGCAGGAGGACCTGGCCGGCGCGCTGACCGTGATCCGGCCGCTGTCGAGGTCTGCGGCAGAGGAGGTCTCGGTCGGCTCGATCACGCTCGACGACGTCGGCGACATGGTCGAGACCAAACAGGCCCTCACCGAGGCGGTGTTGTGGCCGCTGCAGCACCCCGATACGTTCCAGCGCCTCGGCGTGGAACCCCCGCGCGGCGTGCTGCTGTACGGCCCGCCCGGGTGTGGCAAGACGTTCGTGGTGCGGGCGCTGGCCAGCTCCGGGAAGCTCTCGGTGCACGCGGTCAAAGGCGCTGAGCTGATGGACAAATGGGTCGGCTCGTCGGAGAAGGCCGTGCGCGAACTATTCGCCCGCGCCCGGGATTCGGCGCCGTCCCTGGTGTTCCTCGACGAGATCGACGCGCTGGCCCCGCGACGCGGACAGAGCTTCGACTCCGGCGTGACCGACCGCGTGGTGGCCTCACTGCTGACCGAACTCGACGGCATCGAACCGATGCGTGACGTGGTGGTGCTGGGCGCGACGAACCGCCCCGACCTCATCGACCCGGCCCTGCTGCGGCCCGGCCGGCTGGAGCGGCTGGTTTTCGTCGAACCGCCCGACGCCGACGCCCGACGCGAAATCCTGCGCACCAGTGGCAAATCCATTCCCCTGGCCCCCGATGTGGACCTTGATGCCCTGGCCTCCGAGCTCGACGGCTACAGCGCGGCCGACTGTGTGGCACTGCTGCGCGAGGCGGCGCTGACGGCGATGCGCCGGTCCATCGACGCGGCCGACGTCACCGCAGCCGATGTCGCCAAGGCTCGTGAGACGGTGCGGCCGTCATTGGATGCGGCGCAGGTGGAATCCTTGCGGGAGTTCGCCGCCGGACGGTGA
- the pssA gene encoding CDP-diacylglycerol--serine O-phosphatidyltransferase encodes MIKPRMRPPSLIKGRMKPPPFSVRMLPSAMTVAAICLGLSAVKMALDGRPTESMAFLAVAAILDALDGRVARMLNATSKMGEEIDSLADAVNFGVAPAFIVYGTLLSHSRIGWIVVLLYAVCIVLRLARFNALLDVDQPAYEKEYFVGMPAPAGAIGAIGLLAAKMQFGEGWWTSEWAVSIWMIGVSLLVVSRIPMRKIHTFSVSPNMVAPLLALVAIGVAASVFYGYIVIMVIIVAYVIHIPFAVRTKKWVASHPESWDDKPQQRRATRRAIRRAQPHRRSMARLGLRKPGR; translated from the coding sequence ATGATCAAACCCCGCATGCGACCCCCGTCGTTGATCAAGGGCCGCATGAAGCCACCGCCGTTCAGCGTGCGGATGCTGCCGAGCGCGATGACGGTGGCGGCCATCTGCCTGGGCCTGTCGGCGGTCAAGATGGCGCTCGACGGTCGGCCCACCGAGTCGATGGCGTTCCTGGCGGTCGCCGCGATCCTCGACGCACTGGACGGCCGGGTGGCCCGGATGCTCAACGCCACCTCCAAGATGGGCGAGGAGATCGACTCGCTGGCCGACGCGGTGAACTTCGGCGTCGCCCCGGCATTCATCGTCTACGGCACCCTGCTGTCGCATTCGCGGATCGGGTGGATCGTGGTGCTGCTGTACGCGGTGTGCATCGTGTTGCGCCTGGCCCGGTTCAACGCGCTGCTCGACGTGGATCAGCCCGCGTACGAGAAGGAGTACTTCGTCGGGATGCCCGCCCCGGCGGGCGCCATCGGAGCGATCGGCCTGCTGGCCGCCAAGATGCAGTTCGGCGAAGGCTGGTGGACCAGCGAGTGGGCGGTGTCGATCTGGATGATCGGTGTGTCGCTGCTGGTGGTCAGCCGGATCCCGATGCGCAAGATCCACACGTTCTCCGTGTCGCCGAACATGGTGGCGCCCTTGCTGGCCCTGGTCGCCATCGGCGTCGCCGCGTCGGTGTTCTACGGCTACATCGTGATCATGGTGATCATCGTGGCCTACGTGATCCACATTCCGTTCGCGGTGCGTACCAAGAAGTGGGTGGCGAGCCACCCCGAATCGTGGGACGACAAGCCGCAGCAGCGGCGAGCCACCCGACGTGCGATTCGCCGGGCGCAGCCGCACCGGCGGTCGATGGCGCGCCTGGGCCTGCGGAAGCCGGGACGCTGA